The Verrucomicrobiia bacterium genome includes a window with the following:
- a CDS encoding exosortase system-associated protein, TIGR04073 family, translated as MRQKHFPWIALIVMALLVPARPAYCADMWSKLGRGINNVVFCWAEIFYRPDEMHENGEIWPIAVAGGIPKGLLYTVARAAVGVYEIVSFPFPGTHHYGVILEPEHMVGPNAY; from the coding sequence ATGCGGCAGAAACATTTTCCCTGGATTGCTTTGATCGTGATGGCTTTACTCGTCCCTGCGCGGCCGGCCTATTGCGCCGATATGTGGTCGAAGCTGGGGCGCGGCATCAACAACGTCGTCTTCTGCTGGGCCGAGATTTTTTACCGTCCCGACGAAATGCACGAGAATGGGGAGATATGGCCGATCGCGGTCGCCGGCGGTATTCCCAAAGGGCTGCTTTACACCGTGGCGCGCGCCGCCGTGGGTGTCTACGAGATCGTGTCCTTTCCTTTCCCCGGCACCCATCATTACGGCGTCATCCTCGAACCCGAACACATGGTCGGCCCGAACGCTTATTGA